The proteins below come from a single Eucalyptus grandis isolate ANBG69807.140 chromosome 3, ASM1654582v1, whole genome shotgun sequence genomic window:
- the LOC104437477 gene encoding dirigent protein 22, which translates to MAVRIAKLVAFSLLCMSTVFVAANSHTFARSLLPQELGLKKEKLSHLHFYFHDIVSGRNPTAVRVAEAKMTNSSATGFGAVVMIDDPLTEGPEMSSKEVGRAQGIYALSSQNDVGLLMVQNYVFTEGKYNGSTLSVLGRNAVFSGVREMSIVGGSGLFRFARGYAQAKTHTMDRKTGDTVVNYNVYVFHY; encoded by the coding sequence atgGCTGTTCGCATAGCAAAGCTCGTagccttctctctcctctgtatGTCGACCGTTTTTGTCGCCGCAAACTCTCACACCTTCGCGCGCAGCCTCCTCCCCCAAGAGCTCGGGCTCAAGAAGGAGAAGCTGAGCCACCTCCACTTCTACTTCCACGACATCGTGAGCGGGCGCAACCCGACCGCCGTGCGCGTCGCTGAGGCCAAGATGACCAACTCGTCGGCCACAGGGTTCGGGGCCGTGGTCATGATCGATGACCCACTGACCGAAGGCCCCGAGATGAGCTCCAAGGAGGTCGGGCGGGCCCAAGGTATCTACGCGCTGTCGTCGCAGAACGACGTCGGGCTGCTCATGGTGCAGAACTACGTGTTCACTGAGGGGAAGTACAACGGGAGCACGCTGAGCGTGCTCGGCCGGAACGCGGTGTTCTCCGGTGTGCGGGAGATGTCCATCGTCGGCGGGAGCGGGCTCTTCCGGTTCGCCCGCGGGTACGCACAGGCAAAGACGCACACGATGGACCGCAAGACCGGGGACACCGTCGTAAATTACAATGTTTATGTCTTCCATTATTGA